GACAAACTGCACATTTTGCGAGCTATTTAATAATAAAGTTTCAGACGACATGATGTTCAAGCCTTGTTCACTTAAATAATTAGCTATGGCAATACCCTCTTTTTTCTTTCGGACCAAGACGCAAATATCGGCTTCCTGATACCCGTTTTCCAAACAGGATTTAATGGTGTTATATACTTCTTCGGAATAAGCTAAAGCTTTATCATCTACATCATTTAAATCCAAAAACTCTAATTGCACATAACCAGTCTCCTCTTTTCTTGTAAGCTGATTAGCCATTTGATATAAACCACTATGATCTGGATGACTAAAAATAGTGTCAGATAAATAGTTAAAGAAACCATTGTTGAAATTGATAATTTCTTGAAAGCTTCTAAAATTTGATTCTAACGGAATTATTTTAGGTTCTAAATGGAAAGGGTTTTCTGTTTGGTTATATAAGTTGATAAACTGTTCGGCTTTTCCACCACGCCATCTGTAAATAGCTTGTTTAGCATCGCCTACCAACATCATGCTTCCTGGTTGTGATGCTATGGCATTATCCAATAAGGGCGTTAAATTTTGCCATTGTAATTCAGATGTGTCTTGAAACTCATCAATAAAATAATGCTTGAACTTTTCGCCAATTCGTTCATAAATAAAAGGGGTTGGTTGGTTTTTTATTTCCTGACTAATTAAGCCATTAAACTCGGAAATAAGCATCACATTTTGTTCCTCTTTAATAAGTTGAAGTTCGGTATTTATAGCGCTTAAAACGGATAGTGGTGTTAGGTTTCTATATATAGCTTTTAACAGTTTGAAATTTAATACGGCCGTTTTGGTGGTAATAAAAAACTCGGCTAATTGCGGTTGGACGCTTTCAATAATTGCCGCAGTGTTTGCATCAGTTTTGGATTTTGGGTAAATCGTGCTGCCTTCTACTAATTCGGTAGGCCATTTTACGGTATCTACATTTTGATTAAAATCGCCGTCCGATACCTTTTTGAAATAATTAGGAATAGACCCGCGTGAGAAATTTTCATATACCAATCCATTATCGGCTATGAAATCTAGCGCTTGCGCTGCGCTATTCATACTTAATTGTTCTGTTTTTTTAATTTCCTCACGTAGTGTGTTTTTTAAAGCTTTAAAATCGTCTAACGTTTTGTCTTGAAGATTTTCAATAAACGGTCTGTCGTTCTCATTAACTAGCAATTTTGAAATGGCATAAAAATCTCTGGATACGTCCCAACTTTTATCATCATCGGCCTTTTCAATAGCAAAATCGACCAAGGTTTTGGTTAAGCGCTTATCAGTTCCGGCTTTGGAAATTAATCGGTCTACTGCTTCATTTAATAGGGTTTCAACATCTAAAGCGACTTCAAAATTTAAAGGTAATTTTAAATCGTGGGCAAAAGTTCTGATAATCTTGTGTGTAAAACCATCTATCGTGGATATATCAAAAGCCGCGTAATTATGCATAATAGCATCAAGAATCTTATGGCTTTTGGCGGTTAAATCATCTGCAGACAAATTTAAATCGCGACAAAGTTCATCAAACATGGGATTTGATTGTGTGGATATATCTTCTGAAGAAAAATTTTTTAAAGCATCTATTATTCGTGTTTTCATTTCGCCAGCTGCTTTATTGGTAAAGGTAATAGCGAGAATGTTTTTAAAAGCCAGCATACTAGAAGCTTGTAATAAAATAGTTAAATAGGCTTTAACTAAAGTATAAGTTTTACCACTTCCAGCTGAAGCATTATAAATAAGAAACGGATGGTTGGCCGGCATAAGGAATTTGAAATTTTATACAATATAAAAACTATCGATGAGTTGATAGGTATTTATTATTTTTAATTGATAGCGATATTCCGTAAATTTGAGAGAATTAAATTATTAACACTAAAAACAGATATATTATGGCTTTCGAATTACCGAAATTAAAATATGCTTATGATGCGTTAGAGCCGCACATAGATGCACGCACAATGGAAATACATCACTCAAAGCACCATGCTGGTTATACTTCAAAATTAAATGATGCTATAAAAGGTACGGATTTAGAGGGAAAAACAATAGATAATATCCTTATTAATTTGGATATGGATAACAAAGCGGTTAGAAATAATGGCGGTGGATTTTATAACCACTCCTTATTTTGGGACGTAATGAATCCAGAAGGAAAAGGCCGTTTGTCTGGCGACCTAAAAGATGCTATTGAAGCAGCTTATGGAAACATGGAAGAATTTAAAACAAAATTTAGTAATGCCGCAGCAACACAGTTTGGTTCTGGATGGGCTTGGCTATGTGTTCATAAAGGTGGTAAAGTTGAAATTTGCTCGACACCAAATCAAGATAACCCACTAATGCCAGGTGTTGGTTGTGGTGGAACACCAATTTTAGGATTGGATGTTTGGGAACATGCATATTACTTAAATTACCAAAACAGACGTCCTGATTATATTGATGCATTTTTTAATGTAATCAATTGGAATGAAGTTGAAAGACGTTATGCTGAGGCAAAATAAGGCGTAAAACGTTTAATTATATGGAAAGCAAATCTGAAAGGGTTTGCTTTTTTTTTGAACATGAAAGTATTGAAAATGAAAAAAGGCGAACAGATGTTCACCTTTTTTGCCCCAAATCTACCATAAACTTAACCTACTTATGTTATGGTGAAACAAATAAACGGCACTTATTTTCCACTAAAAAAAAAACTAGACAAACGACTTATAAACTGGGACAAACGAATATTTAAGCTTTAAAATCTATTTTTTTTAATTATAAAGCTGAAGTTTGTAAGTCCTTGAAAATGAATGGTAAAATCAATTAATATGCTATAATTGAGAAGTAAGAGCAACTTGCTCGCTGATTAAGGGTAGAATTCAATAATAATGAAAATGGTTTCAATTTTAGGTGTTTATTAAAAATAAAAAAAGGCGAACAGAAGTTCACCTTTTTTTGCCCCAAATCTACCATGAACTTAACCTACTTATGTTATGGTGATTCTAAAGTATATTATTTTTAAGCTTAAAAACTATTAATCCGATGAAATGCTAATAAACTCGATAAAAAGCAATATTATACAGGTAATTAGCACATATTCAATGTGTTAATACGCACGATCTTTGTTTCCTTCAAAGAAGTTAATAAAGGCACGATTTACAACACGATTACCTCCTGCTGTTGGATAATTGCCCGTAAAGTACCAATCGCCTAAATTTTTAGGACACGCTTTATGTAAATTTTCTATGGGCTGGAATATGGCAACAACTTCCGCGTTAATGTTTTCATTAGATATTAATTGGGCTATTTTATCCGAAATGGCATCAGCTGAAAATTGTGAATACAAATCTTTTACAAAATTCCGAACATCTTTATCTTCCAATTCAACTTGGGCCTTACATTTGTCGTAAACCTCTTGTATTAAATGGTATTTGTTGTTTTCTTCCAATAATTCTAACATGGCTCTGAAGGCAATTAAATCTTCCAAACGTGCCATATCTATACCATAACAATCGGGATATCTAATTTGTGGTGCAGATGAAACGACTATAATCTTTTTAGGATGTAAGCGATCCATCATTTTTATAATACTTTTCTTTAATGTGGTACCACGAACAATACTATCGTCAATAATTACCAAATTATCGGTTGGTTTAATGACTCCATAGGTTACATCATAAACGTGAGCTACTAAATCGTCGCGACTACTATCTTCCGTAATAAAGGTTCTTAACTTAACATCCTTTATGGCTATTTTTTCAATACGTGGTCGTTCAGATAAAATATTAGTAACAACTTCAGCGCTTAATTTGCCATTACCATCTAAAATAGCTTGCGTTTTTTTCTTGTTTAAATGTTCCTCAACTGTTTCTATCATTCCAAAGAAAGACGTTTCCGCAGTATTAGGGATATATGAAAACACAGTATTCTTGGTGTCGTTATCAATGGCTTCTAAAACCTTAGGCATTAAAAATTTACCCAAGTTTTTTCGTTCTTGATAAATTTCAGCATCACTACCACGCGAAAAATAAATACGTTCAAATGAACAGGCTTTGCGCTCCAAAGGTTCCAGTATTTTTTTAATTGCAACTTCACCAGATTTTTTGGTAATAATGGCATGTCCAGGTTCTAGCTCCTTAACATCATCAAAATCCACATTGAAAACAGTCTGAATAACAGGGCGTTCAGAAGCTACTACAACTACTTCATCATCCTTATAGTAATAAACTGGTCTTATTCCTGCTGGATCGCGAAGAACAAAGGAATCTCCATGTCCTAATAATCCAGCCATAGCATAACCACCATCCCAATCTTTAGCCGATTTTTTTAGGATTTTAGCAACATTTAAACGCTCAGCAATTAATGGTGAGCATTCATGCTTGTTATATCCTTCTTTTTTTAATTTTCTGTATATTTTGGAAACAGCATCATCTAAGAAGTGACCTATTTTTTCCATAATAGTAACGGTATCTGCCATCTCTTTAGGATGCTGACCTATACGCACCAAACCATCAAAAAGCTCATTAACATTGGTCATGTTAAAGTTTCCAGCAACAATCAGGTTTCTATGCATCCAGTTGTTTTGGCGTAAAAATGGATGGACACTCTCAACACTATTTTTACCAAATGTTCCGTAACGCACATGTCCTAAAAGTACTTCACCTATATATGGAATGTGTTTTTTTTGAAGTTCCACATTATCAACATATTCCGGGTTTTCGGTAAGCTCCTTATTAATGCGTTCATTTATTTGTGCAAAAATGTCCTGAATAGGTTGTTGTGCAATGGAGCGGACACGACTAATGTAGCGTTCGCCAGGTTGCGTATCTAATTTAATACTAGCAAAACCAGCACCATCTTGTCCTCGGTTGTGCTGTTTTTCCATTAACAAATACATTTTATTAACACCATAAAAGGCGCTACCGTATTTTTCTTTATAGAATTCCAGTGGTTTTAGTAAGCGAATTTGTGCAATACCACATTCATGTTTTAAAGCGTCACTCATTGTTGTGTTGTGTTGTAGTGTGTACTATTATGTAAATTAAAAACGCGCTCAATTTATGAGCGCGTTTGTATTATGTTAATTCAATATCGAATTGTGTTAAACTCTTAAACTGTTGCAAGCGTTGGTGAACTTCGTTACTTTTTAAATTCACCATGCGTTCTGTGCCAAATTTCTCGACACAAAAGGAGGCTAATGTAGACCCATAGATCACGGCATTCTTCATGTTGTCAAACGAAACATCATCAGATTTTGCTAAATAACCTGCAAAACCACCAGCAAATGTATCTCCAGCACCTGTAGGATCAAAAACTTCTTCTAATGGTAAAGCTGGGGCGTAGAATACTTTATCATTATGAAACAATAATGCACCATGTTCACCTTTCTTAATCACCACATATTTTGGTCCCATATCATGAATTTTTCTAGCCGCAACAACTAACGAATATTCGCCAGTAAGTTGTCTTGCTTCTTCATCATTAATGGTAATTACATCTACCTTTTTAATTACGTTTAGCAAATCGTCTAATGCACAATCCATCCAGAAATTCATGGTGTCTAAAATCACCAATTCTGGCTTGTTTTCCATTTGTTCTAAAACGCTTAATTGCACTAAAGGATGTAGGTTTCCAAGCATCACAATTTTGGCATCACGATAATTGGTTGGAACTACTGGTTGGAAATCTGCTAATACATTCAGCTCTGTTGCCAAGGTGTCACGCGTGTTCATATCATTATGATATTTACCACTCCAGAAAAATGTTTTGCCTTCCTTTACAATTTCAACACCTGAAATATCAACGTTTCTTTCTGATAATAAATTTAAATATTCCTGTGGAAAATCGCCACCAACAACTGAAACAGCTGCTGCATCCACATTAAATTGCGAAGCGGCAAGTCCAATATATGTAGCTGCGCCTCCTAAAATTTTATCAGTTTTTCCAAAAGGTGTTTCAATAGCATCAAAAGCTACGGTTCCTACAATTACTAATTTACTCATAAAAAGGTTTGAAAATTTGGTGCAAAGATACGGTTTTTAGTTACTAAATTCCGAATTAATTTTATCAGTGCATTTATGGTTGGTGTTTGAGGTCTGATTGTTTTTTTAGATTTGGTTAACAGGCTTGCAGGTGTTAGATGAACACAATAATACTTATTAAGCATACTGTAAAGTTTTATTTAAGTATGCTATAACCCAACGGTTTATTTATGTGTTTGATTTTTAGTTTTTTACTCTTTTTTTCAGTGTAAAGTTCTATTTTCTTTGGATTTTTTTGACATTTAATTTTTATTTTTGCGGCCGAAATTAATTTTAACCCCAAATTTTATGACCAAAAAGTACTTTTCTATTCTATGATATTTTAAGGCTTGTCACTACAGTACTTGGACAAAACTATGGAACCATCTCAAACGGCTCCATTTCTTACAGTCTTGGCAAGTATATAACACTTAAAATGATGATCAGCAAAGCTTTATTCTAGTATTATATTAAACAATATGCTATTTCTGAAACGTTAATCACACCTGAAGCAATAGATGTTTCTTTAAAGTGACAGGTTTGTTTAAACCCAACTTTTGGTGTTTAAGATTTTTCAATGTCAATTAACATACCAATCGGGTTTACGTTTTAGTGAAGATTATAAAAACGCTATGCCTTTGTTAGCAGCAAAAAATAATTACTCAACTTAATTGAAAAAAAAATGAAAAAAAATTACTTATCCATTAAAACAACCTTAGTTCTAGCTTTCACGTTTTTATTACAAAATTTAACAGCACAGTGTGTTGTAAGCAATAACCCTCAATTTGCATTCCCTTGGGAAAGTACCGCAAATTGGTCTATAGGTCAAGGCTTTACTGCAGAGTGTAGTGGTGCTTTAGAGTACGTTCAATTCCTTGCCGGTACAACTGGTACAATATCAGCTGGTACGCTTAAAGTATATAGTGGTAATACGGTTAGTGGAACACCTATTTATACGCAAGCGTATCCTGAAATAACCATTAGTCAAGCAAACGACCCTATTAGAATAAATGTTACTGGCAACGTAAATGTAACTCAAGGCAACCAATATACTTTTGAATTTACCATAGATACAGGTATGAGTATTGTTGCTGATTTTACTAATGGATATTCTGGAGGTAATACTTTCCGGGATGGAGCTAGTTTATCTTTAACCGATGCCAAATTTTCAGTTTCAATTTCAGAAGATACATTAGGTCTTGATGCGTTTAGTGTTTCCAATAGTATAAAAGTATTACCAAATCCCGCTTCCGAATATATTAAAGTTTCAGGCTTAAAAAATATAGCAACATATAGTATTTATAATGCATTAGGTTCAAAAATCACTCATGGTAAAACTTCTGATAATGAGGCTATTGATATTAAAAGCTTCGCCAATGGTTTGTACTTTTTAAAATTAGAAAATGGTAACACCGTAAAATTTATTAAAGATTAAACAACTCAATGTTTTTGCTAACACAGGCATCAAGAACGCTGTATCTTTTAAAAGATATAGCGTTTTTTATTTCCTGCCAAAATCTGCAGGAATTTCTCCCCAAGCTTTGGTTTCCCATTTTACAATGGTTGTGGTGTACGTGTTTTCATTTAGCCATTTTACGCCACGGTCTACCAATTCAAAAAGTTTAGCGTTTTTTTCATTTCGTGGTAATTTGGTATTGCAGGTTTTTTTGCGCACCCAACTCATAGCTATTTTAGAATCGGTGTACAAAATGCGGTCGCTATTATGTTGCTTTAAAAAGGCTAATCCGTGAACAAGCGCTAAAAATTCGCCAATATTATTAGTTCCTTCGGGAAAAGGACCTTGAATAAATAATTGTTTTTTAGATTTAGTGTCTACACCTCTATATTCCATAATACCTGGATTTCCAGACGATGCCGCATCAACAGCTATTGAATTGTAATTAGGTTGTCCTATTTTTTTAAGCTGGACTTCAGATAATTCACTTTTAAATCCTTTCTTCTTGCCAATAAAATCTTTGTAATTACTGTTTAAAGCTTTTTTGGCCGCATCAAAAGTGTCAAAAGATTTATAAACTGCACCTTGGTAATCCTTAACCTGCGCTTTACAGTCGTTCCAAGTTTCAAAAACACCAGTTTTATGACCTTTCCAAACGGTATAATATTTTTTCTTCTTCTTTTTGGACACGAATTATGCGGTTTAGTTTAAAATAGTATTGGTGTTTTGCTTGGTCATTCAGAGCAATAGCGATGAATCTCTTTTATTCCATATTCTATAGAGATTCTTAAGTCGTACCTCCTTCTGAATGCCATTTATTTGCTTAATAGTTCCTCAATTACTTTCGGAAAATGTTCCATTTCCAATGCATGAATTTTTTCGGCTACACCTTCGGCAGTATCTGTAGGTAAAACAGGACAGGTTGCTTGAAATATGAGTGCGCCCTCATCATAATGTTCGTTTACATAATGAATACTAATACCTGTTTCAATTTCTTTATTTGCAACAATAGCATGATGAACATGCATACCATACATACCTTTACCACCATAATTAGGCAAAAGTGCAGGGTGAATATTAATAACTTTATTTGGGAACGCTGCCAA
Above is a window of Bizionia sp. M204 DNA encoding:
- a CDS encoding viroplasmin family protein, yielding MSKKKKKKYYTVWKGHKTGVFETWNDCKAQVKDYQGAVYKSFDTFDAAKKALNSNYKDFIGKKKGFKSELSEVQLKKIGQPNYNSIAVDAASSGNPGIMEYRGVDTKSKKQLFIQGPFPEGTNNIGEFLALVHGLAFLKQHNSDRILYTDSKIAMSWVRKKTCNTKLPRNEKNAKLFELVDRGVKWLNENTYTTTIVKWETKAWGEIPADFGRK
- a CDS encoding exodeoxyribonuclease V subunit beta; translation: MPANHPFLIYNASAGSGKTYTLVKAYLTILLQASSMLAFKNILAITFTNKAAGEMKTRIIDALKNFSSEDISTQSNPMFDELCRDLNLSADDLTAKSHKILDAIMHNYAAFDISTIDGFTHKIIRTFAHDLKLPLNFEVALDVETLLNEAVDRLISKAGTDKRLTKTLVDFAIEKADDDKSWDVSRDFYAISKLLVNENDRPFIENLQDKTLDDFKALKNTLREEIKKTEQLSMNSAAQALDFIADNGLVYENFSRGSIPNYFKKVSDGDFNQNVDTVKWPTELVEGSTIYPKSKTDANTAAIIESVQPQLAEFFITTKTAVLNFKLLKAIYRNLTPLSVLSAINTELQLIKEEQNVMLISEFNGLISQEIKNQPTPFIYERIGEKFKHYFIDEFQDTSELQWQNLTPLLDNAIASQPGSMMLVGDAKQAIYRWRGGKAEQFINLYNQTENPFHLEPKIIPLESNFRSFQEIINFNNGFFNYLSDTIFSHPDHSGLYQMANQLTRKEETGYVQLEFLDLNDVDDKALAYSEEVYNTIKSCLENGYQEADICVLVRKKKEGIAIANYLSEQGLNIMSSETLLLNSSQNVQFVNNVLRLLLQPENQETKAEILLHIAHLCAIEDKHSFLKAHIPFHVSALFKQLESLDFFIDYNELIQLSFYDLVETIIRQFKLVKHSDAFIQYYMDVVLEFSEKQLADIGSFLHYFDSKNEKLSIVTPEGYQAIQIMTVHKSKGLEFPVVIFPFADLDIYREITPQEWFPINPETFNGFSHTLLNYSKAFENFGDAGKQIFNRHQSELELDNINILYVALTRPVEQLYVISKLDINAKGDVNQKSYAGFLISYLQQIGTWENRQLRYQFGNQKKESKTKTKEPSTIIRNSFISTPKEAHNIKIITRSASLWDTIQEKAIEKGNLIHDIMAEIKTEADVDYVLQSFLENGTINQTQEPILKETVLQIINHPKLAPYYKNENITVYNERDIISNDGGILRPDRLVIQNNKDAVIIDYKAGKELPTHIQQLESYESILKVMNFQVTKKILIYINDGIAIKEF
- a CDS encoding phosphoribosylglycinamide formyltransferase, encoding MKRIVIFASGSGSNAENLIKFFLNNADVEVTHVMTNNPHAKVLERAKNLNISAFSFNRQAFLKSDDVLNILKTFQPDLIVLAGFLWKFPEHILAAFPNKVINIHPALLPNYGGKGMYGMHVHHAIVANKEIETGISIHYVNEHYDEGALIFQATCPVLPTDTAEGVAEKIHALEMEHFPKVIEELLSK
- a CDS encoding amidophosphoribosyltransferase, whose product is MSDALKHECGIAQIRLLKPLEFYKEKYGSAFYGVNKMYLLMEKQHNRGQDGAGFASIKLDTQPGERYISRVRSIAQQPIQDIFAQINERINKELTENPEYVDNVELQKKHIPYIGEVLLGHVRYGTFGKNSVESVHPFLRQNNWMHRNLIVAGNFNMTNVNELFDGLVRIGQHPKEMADTVTIMEKIGHFLDDAVSKIYRKLKKEGYNKHECSPLIAERLNVAKILKKSAKDWDGGYAMAGLLGHGDSFVLRDPAGIRPVYYYKDDEVVVVASERPVIQTVFNVDFDDVKELEPGHAIITKKSGEVAIKKILEPLERKACSFERIYFSRGSDAEIYQERKNLGKFLMPKVLEAIDNDTKNTVFSYIPNTAETSFFGMIETVEEHLNKKKTQAILDGNGKLSAEVVTNILSERPRIEKIAIKDVKLRTFITEDSSRDDLVAHVYDVTYGVIKPTDNLVIIDDSIVRGTTLKKSIIKMMDRLHPKKIIVVSSAPQIRYPDCYGIDMARLEDLIAFRAMLELLEENNKYHLIQEVYDKCKAQVELEDKDVRNFVKDLYSQFSADAISDKIAQLISNENINAEVVAIFQPIENLHKACPKNLGDWYFTGNYPTAGGNRVVNRAFINFFEGNKDRAY
- a CDS encoding T9SS type A sorting domain-containing protein, which translates into the protein MKKNYLSIKTTLVLAFTFLLQNLTAQCVVSNNPQFAFPWESTANWSIGQGFTAECSGALEYVQFLAGTTGTISAGTLKVYSGNTVSGTPIYTQAYPEITISQANDPIRINVTGNVNVTQGNQYTFEFTIDTGMSIVADFTNGYSGGNTFRDGASLSLTDAKFSVSISEDTLGLDAFSVSNSIKVLPNPASEYIKVSGLKNIATYSIYNALGSKITHGKTSDNEAIDIKSFANGLYFLKLENGNTVKFIKD
- a CDS encoding superoxide dismutase: MAFELPKLKYAYDALEPHIDARTMEIHHSKHHAGYTSKLNDAIKGTDLEGKTIDNILINLDMDNKAVRNNGGGFYNHSLFWDVMNPEGKGRLSGDLKDAIEAAYGNMEEFKTKFSNAAATQFGSGWAWLCVHKGGKVEICSTPNQDNPLMPGVGCGGTPILGLDVWEHAYYLNYQNRRPDYIDAFFNVINWNEVERRYAEAK
- a CDS encoding PfkB family carbohydrate kinase yields the protein MSKLVIVGTVAFDAIETPFGKTDKILGGAATYIGLAASQFNVDAAAVSVVGGDFPQEYLNLLSERNVDISGVEIVKEGKTFFWSGKYHNDMNTRDTLATELNVLADFQPVVPTNYRDAKIVMLGNLHPLVQLSVLEQMENKPELVILDTMNFWMDCALDDLLNVIKKVDVITINDEEARQLTGEYSLVVAARKIHDMGPKYVVIKKGEHGALLFHNDKVFYAPALPLEEVFDPTGAGDTFAGGFAGYLAKSDDVSFDNMKNAVIYGSTLASFCVEKFGTERMVNLKSNEVHQRLQQFKSLTQFDIELT